A genomic region of Bosea sp. 124 contains the following coding sequences:
- a CDS encoding thiolase family protein gives MTTARNLSKVGAVIGVGQSDYVSDHARVLAGDKPHDSYGYAAIAFNKALADAGIERDEIDGLIVGPTIAYERTGEILGINPRWGSQADAMLAVIEACMAIQTGMAEVVALVYGNDQRSAAIQYGGPEAMGGNMFLSYVYHAPWGFTSQGALYAMMFRRFMEVTGCTEAQLGEVAVAQRLAASLNPHALMRKTITIEQYMASRYICEPLHLFDYCLINDGGVALIIAEAGRAKKMAEKAATRKKPVLVHGVGRYDLNRGATSLEPRLLDFYRPAQEACAEQVFNMAGVEHKDIDAVQIYDSFSCHVPLALEGYGYCRSGDVGRFMQEDGISLKGKLPVNTGGGHLSETYMQGWNHQVEAVRQVRGECGARQVEDCRFVHYNSDVAGKAVSIIYGT, from the coding sequence ATGACCACCGCAAGAAATCTGAGCAAGGTCGGGGCCGTCATCGGCGTCGGCCAGAGCGACTATGTCTCGGACCATGCCCGCGTGCTGGCCGGCGACAAGCCGCATGATTCCTATGGCTATGCCGCGATTGCCTTCAACAAGGCGCTGGCTGATGCCGGCATCGAGCGCGACGAGATCGACGGGCTGATCGTCGGCCCGACCATTGCGTATGAGCGCACCGGCGAGATCCTCGGGATCAACCCGCGCTGGGGCTCGCAGGCCGATGCGATGCTGGCCGTGATCGAGGCCTGCATGGCGATCCAGACCGGCATGGCCGAGGTCGTCGCGCTGGTCTACGGCAACGACCAGCGCTCGGCGGCCATCCAGTATGGCGGGCCGGAGGCGATGGGCGGGAACATGTTCCTGTCCTATGTCTACCATGCGCCCTGGGGCTTCACCTCGCAGGGCGCCCTCTATGCGATGATGTTCCGGCGCTTCATGGAGGTGACCGGCTGCACCGAGGCACAGCTCGGCGAGGTCGCGGTGGCGCAGCGGCTCGCCGCCAGCCTCAATCCCCATGCGCTGATGCGCAAGACCATCACCATCGAGCAGTACATGGCCTCGCGCTATATCTGCGAGCCGCTGCATCTGTTCGACTATTGCCTGATCAACGATGGCGGCGTCGCGCTGATCATCGCCGAGGCCGGGCGCGCCAAAAAAATGGCGGAGAAGGCGGCGACGCGGAAGAAGCCGGTTCTGGTCCACGGCGTCGGCCGCTACGACCTCAATCGCGGCGCCACCAGCCTGGAGCCGCGCCTGCTCGACTTCTACCGCCCGGCCCAGGAGGCCTGCGCCGAGCAGGTCTTCAACATGGCCGGGGTCGAACACAAGGACATCGACGCCGTCCAAATCTATGACAGCTTCTCCTGCCATGTGCCGCTGGCGCTGGAAGGCTATGGCTATTGTCGCTCGGGCGATGTCGGTCGCTTCATGCAGGAGGATGGCATCTCGCTGAAGGGCAAGCTGCCGGTGAACACCGGCGGCGGCCATCTCTCCGAGACCTACATGCAGGGCTGGAACCACCAGGTCGAGGCGGTCAGGCAGGTGCGCGGCGAGTGCGGCGCGCGCCAGGTCGAGGATTGCCGCTTCGTCCATTACAATTCGGACGTCGCCGGCAAGGCCGTTTCAATCATCTACGGGACGTGA
- a CDS encoding CoA transferase encodes MVPDFLKGIRFADLTWAGAGPFSTKLFSDFGAEIIKIESASRPDPVRVGGPFKDGVAGINRSGYFASRNTGKKSFSINLKNPKSREILFEIIREADVVSNNFGPGAMDRLGLGYEDIKAIKPDIIYLSMPMYGETGPLANLLGVGMTISAVTGLMWQTGYEGEGPIGPGTHFPDHAANPYHAAFALMAALRHKRATGKGLKIDLSQVESTINCMGPSVLENAATGIEQERRGNRSPHYAPHSIFKCAGADDWCAVAVLTDAQWQALCKTIGEPSLAADRDLATAKGRLTQVARIEAAVGRWTASRDATAAMMELQAAGVPAGVVAHSRYLMEDDVQLRHRGYWETIDHPEMGETRFTAPPFLLDGERVELKRPPLLGEHTDTILTQVLGYAPERVKALRAEGVIE; translated from the coding sequence ATGGTTCCCGATTTTCTCAAGGGCATCCGTTTCGCCGACCTGACATGGGCCGGGGCAGGCCCGTTCTCGACCAAGCTGTTCAGCGATTTCGGCGCCGAGATCATCAAGATCGAGAGCGCTTCGCGGCCCGATCCGGTGCGCGTCGGCGGGCCGTTCAAGGACGGCGTCGCCGGGATCAACCGCAGCGGCTATTTCGCCTCGCGCAACACCGGCAAGAAGAGCTTCTCGATCAATCTCAAGAACCCCAAGAGCCGCGAGATTCTGTTCGAGATCATCCGCGAGGCCGATGTCGTCAGCAACAATTTCGGCCCCGGCGCGATGGACCGGCTCGGCCTCGGCTATGAGGACATCAAGGCGATCAAGCCTGACATCATCTATCTGTCGATGCCGATGTATGGCGAGACCGGGCCGCTCGCCAATCTGCTCGGCGTCGGCATGACGATCAGCGCCGTGACCGGGCTGATGTGGCAGACCGGCTATGAGGGCGAGGGGCCGATCGGGCCCGGCACGCATTTCCCCGACCATGCCGCCAACCCCTACCACGCCGCCTTCGCGCTGATGGCGGCGCTGCGCCACAAGCGTGCCACCGGCAAGGGCCTGAAGATCGATCTGTCGCAGGTGGAATCGACGATCAACTGCATGGGCCCGTCGGTGCTGGAAAATGCCGCGACCGGCATCGAGCAGGAGCGGCGCGGCAATCGTTCGCCTCACTACGCCCCGCACAGCATCTTCAAATGCGCCGGCGCCGACGACTGGTGCGCCGTCGCGGTGCTGACCGACGCGCAGTGGCAGGCGCTGTGCAAGACCATCGGCGAGCCGTCGCTGGCCGCCGACCGCGATCTTGCCACCGCCAAGGGCCGCCTGACGCAGGTCGCGCGCATCGAGGCTGCCGTCGGGCGCTGGACGGCTTCGCGCGATGCGACCGCCGCGATGATGGAACTCCAGGCCGCCGGCGTGCCGGCGGGCGTCGTCGCCCATTCGCGCTACCTGATGGAAGATGATGTCCAGCTCCGCCATCGCGGCTACTGGGAGACGATCGACCATCCCGAGATGGGCGAGACCCGCTTCACCGCGCCGCCCTTCCTGCTCGATGGCGAACGGGTCGAGCTGAAACGCCCGCCGCTGCTCGGCGAACATACCGATACGATCCTGACGCAGGTGCTGGGCTATGCGCCCGAGCGCGTGAAGGCCCTGCGCGCGGAAGGGGTCATCGAATGA
- a CDS encoding GntR family transcriptional regulator, translating to MAYQTKQDHVAEILRERIVAGIYERGAKLKQADLAKELGVSITPVREALQLLEAEGFVVGLAHKGVLVPEFQKDHAQEIYDLRLNLERDLTTHALHALTADKIDELQRIQVLIDRAIQARRLDEIRTENYRFHFKLYELADRPQTLQFVRVLWAKYPFTSQDKNVARNEQVKVEHDFFLKKAAEGDHAGAVEAMVNHIKSGWSQLLAHQAVA from the coding sequence ATGGCCTATCAGACCAAGCAGGATCACGTTGCCGAAATCTTGCGCGAGCGCATTGTTGCGGGAATTTACGAGCGGGGCGCGAAGCTGAAGCAGGCCGATCTCGCGAAGGAACTCGGCGTGTCGATCACGCCGGTGCGCGAGGCCCTGCAACTGCTGGAGGCGGAAGGCTTCGTGGTCGGGCTGGCGCATAAGGGCGTGCTGGTTCCGGAGTTCCAGAAGGACCATGCCCAGGAAATTTACGATCTGCGCCTGAACCTCGAGCGGGATCTTACAACGCACGCGCTGCATGCGCTGACCGCCGACAAGATCGACGAGTTGCAGCGCATCCAGGTGCTGATCGACAGGGCGATTCAGGCGCGCCGGCTCGACGAGATCCGCACCGAGAACTATCGCTTCCATTTCAAGCTGTACGAACTGGCGGACCGGCCGCAGACACTGCAATTCGTCCGCGTGCTCTGGGCGAAATATCCCTTCACCAGCCAGGACAAGAACGTCGCGCGCAACGAGCAGGTCAAGGTCGAGCACGACTTCTTCCTGAAGAAGGCCGCGGAGGGCGACCATGCCGGCGCGGTCGAAGCCATGGTCAATCACATCAAGAGCGGCTGGAGCCAGCTCCTGGCGCATCAGGCGGTGGCCTGA
- a CDS encoding SDR family oxidoreductase, with protein MEDDRACRQQAGPGTPASPAVCDESRQEVPSPGKNDTQDDIGENADMDKVLIVTGGSRGIGAATAKLAAERGWSVMTTYLERREPAEAVVQEIRAAGGRAATMQADTSKPEDVQKLFDETERQFGRVTGLVNNAGMNGGPAKLIDTPIEELRRLIDTNIFGCILCAREAVTRMARSRGGNGGAIVNLGSVAARLGSAGERVHYSASKGAILSFSQGLGREAVKDGVRVNCVSPGITETEMNPPERLARVVPVVPMERVGQPIEIAQAILFLLSEEASYITGTEVTVSGGR; from the coding sequence ATGGAAGACGACCGCGCCTGCCGGCAACAGGCGGGTCCGGGCACGCCCGCGAGCCCGGCCGTTTGCGACGAATCCCGGCAGGAGGTCCCCTCCCCGGGCAAGAACGACACCCAAGACGACATTGGAGAGAACGCCGACATGGACAAGGTTTTGATCGTCACCGGCGGCAGCCGGGGAATTGGCGCCGCCACAGCGAAGCTGGCCGCCGAACGTGGCTGGAGCGTGATGACGACCTATCTCGAAAGGCGCGAGCCGGCCGAGGCCGTCGTGCAGGAGATCAGGGCAGCCGGGGGCCGGGCCGCGACGATGCAGGCCGACACCTCGAAGCCGGAGGATGTGCAGAAGCTGTTCGACGAGACGGAACGGCAGTTCGGGCGGGTCACCGGCCTGGTCAACAATGCAGGGATGAACGGCGGCCCGGCCAAGCTGATCGACACCCCGATCGAAGAACTGCGCCGGCTGATCGACACCAATATCTTCGGCTGCATCCTCTGCGCCCGCGAGGCGGTCACGCGCATGGCGAGGAGCCGCGGCGGCAACGGCGGCGCCATCGTCAATCTCGGCTCGGTCGCGGCGCGTCTCGGCAGTGCCGGCGAACGCGTGCACTACTCCGCCTCGAAGGGCGCGATCCTGAGCTTCTCGCAGGGGCTCGGCCGCGAGGCCGTCAAGGACGGGGTGCGCGTCAACTGCGTCAGCCCCGGCATCACCGAAACCGAGATGAACCCGCCCGAACGGCTCGCCCGCGTCGTGCCCGTCGTCCCGATGGAACGTGTCGGCCAGCCCATCGAGATCGCGCAGGCGATCCTGTTTCTGCTCTCCGAGGAAGCCTCCTACATCACCGGAACGGAGGTGACCGTCTCTGGCGGGCGATAA
- a CDS encoding CoA transferase, with translation MTMSTVPLNTLKPGMLDGIRVIEFADELGEYCGLLLAGLGAEVIKVEPAGGSPTRRIGPFHEDTPDPERSLFFWAYNRGKKSVHVSGRDEMLRLIGSADIVLDSLRGATLADAGITEPLASLFPGLITARITPFGDTGPWKDYKASDLIHLALGGVMMNCGYDAAPGGYDLPPIAPQLWHAYAIAGEQLAGGIVAALLHRQRTGEGQDVSSAIHEAVSKNTELDLMSWVMRRAPLYRQTARHAVEKPNRTPNISHTKDGRWVMTWGVSAKDKVKLVPFLQEYGMAADLKPPGSDADLTARNVPGSTDSDEASNHTLDVIQRFVRAFRYDDVPWHRAQNEGLLWAPVRKPHENAIDEHWLQRRTITEVAHPELGRSFLYPTSKWLSDATDWNPGRRAPFIGEDTAQVLGSLVAKKPFAVPKPPAGEPLLSPRGKPFPLQGIRIFDFSWFLASAGGTRFLASLGAESLKVEWKANPDTRLAAMAPVGGRAAREAATAPLQGVTDSDMGGQFNHKNAGKRGLSLNIRTPKGLQIAKDLIRISDIVAEGFSPGVLDRLGLGYDVLKSIRPDIIYVQQSGMGAAGTYGRFRTVGPVAASFAGTTDMSGLPEPAMPAGWGYSYLDWAGAYGFALAALGALYHRDRTGQGQWIDSSQCEAGIFQTVIPVLDWSANGHPWQRLGNRSPYKPAAPHGAYRCKGEDRWLAIACFDEAEWHSFTDAAGLQGLRGDPRFATLADRLAHQDELDAAIQRWSGGVDVFEAMHLLQRAGVAAGVCQTAGDRCDSDPQLAALEWMTEVNGLKIGRWPVGEYPIKLSRTPSYAGGPIDRGAPCYGEDNAYILREYLGYSESEIEDLVQQGIL, from the coding sequence ATGACCATGTCGACCGTGCCGCTAAACACCCTGAAGCCCGGAATGCTGGATGGCATCCGGGTCATCGAGTTCGCTGACGAGCTCGGCGAGTATTGCGGCCTGCTGCTGGCGGGGCTTGGCGCCGAGGTCATCAAGGTCGAGCCGGCCGGGGGCTCGCCGACGCGCAGGATCGGTCCGTTCCACGAGGACACGCCCGATCCCGAGCGCTCGCTTTTCTTCTGGGCCTATAACCGCGGCAAGAAATCCGTCCATGTCTCGGGCCGGGACGAGATGCTGCGCCTGATCGGCAGCGCCGACATCGTGCTCGACAGCCTGCGCGGCGCCACACTGGCGGATGCCGGCATCACCGAGCCGCTGGCGAGCCTGTTCCCCGGCCTGATCACGGCGCGGATTACGCCCTTCGGCGATACCGGCCCGTGGAAGGACTACAAGGCGTCCGACCTGATCCATCTCGCGCTCGGCGGGGTGATGATGAATTGCGGCTATGATGCCGCGCCCGGCGGCTACGACCTGCCGCCGATCGCGCCGCAACTCTGGCATGCCTACGCCATCGCCGGCGAACAGCTCGCCGGTGGCATCGTCGCCGCGCTGCTGCATCGCCAGCGCACGGGGGAGGGGCAGGACGTCTCCTCCGCCATTCATGAGGCGGTCTCCAAGAACACCGAACTCGACCTGATGTCCTGGGTGATGCGCCGGGCGCCGCTCTATCGGCAAACGGCGCGGCACGCGGTCGAAAAGCCCAACCGCACGCCCAATATCAGCCACACCAAGGACGGCCGCTGGGTCATGACCTGGGGCGTCTCGGCCAAGGACAAGGTCAAGCTGGTGCCGTTCCTGCAGGAGTATGGCATGGCGGCCGATCTCAAGCCGCCGGGCAGCGACGCGGACCTCACTGCCCGGAACGTTCCGGGCTCGACCGACAGCGACGAGGCCAGCAACCATACGCTCGACGTGATCCAGCGCTTCGTGCGCGCCTTCCGCTACGACGATGTGCCGTGGCACCGGGCGCAGAACGAGGGGCTGCTCTGGGCGCCCGTGCGCAAGCCACACGAAAACGCCATTGACGAGCATTGGCTCCAGCGCCGCACCATCACCGAGGTCGCGCATCCCGAGCTCGGCCGCAGTTTCCTCTATCCGACCAGCAAATGGCTGAGCGACGCCACCGACTGGAATCCGGGCCGGCGTGCGCCGTTCATCGGCGAGGATACCGCGCAGGTGCTGGGCTCCCTCGTGGCGAAGAAGCCCTTCGCCGTGCCGAAACCTCCGGCTGGAGAGCCGTTGCTGTCGCCGCGCGGCAAGCCCTTTCCGCTGCAGGGCATCCGCATCTTCGACTTCTCCTGGTTCCTCGCTTCGGCAGGCGGCACGCGCTTCCTGGCGTCGCTCGGCGCGGAGAGCCTGAAGGTCGAATGGAAGGCCAATCCCGACACACGCCTCGCCGCGATGGCGCCGGTCGGCGGCCGGGCGGCGCGCGAGGCCGCGACCGCGCCCTTGCAGGGCGTCACCGATTCCGACATGGGCGGCCAGTTCAACCACAAGAACGCCGGCAAGCGCGGGCTCTCGCTCAACATCCGTACGCCCAAGGGGCTGCAGATCGCCAAGGACCTGATCCGCATCTCGGACATCGTCGCGGAGGGCTTCTCGCCGGGCGTGCTCGACCGGCTCGGGCTCGGCTACGACGTGCTGAAGTCGATCCGGCCCGATATCATCTATGTCCAGCAATCCGGCATGGGCGCCGCGGGGACCTATGGCCGCTTCCGGACGGTCGGCCCGGTCGCTGCCTCCTTCGCCGGCACGACCGACATGTCGGGACTGCCCGAGCCGGCGATGCCGGCCGGCTGGGGCTACTCCTATCTCGACTGGGCCGGCGCCTATGGCTTCGCGCTGGCGGCGCTGGGGGCGCTCTACCACCGCGACCGCACGGGGCAGGGCCAGTGGATCGATTCCTCGCAATGCGAGGCCGGCATCTTCCAGACCGTGATCCCGGTGCTCGACTGGTCCGCCAATGGCCACCCCTGGCAGCGCCTCGGCAACCGCTCGCCCTACAAGCCGGCGGCGCCGCATGGCGCCTATCGCTGCAAGGGCGAGGATCGCTGGCTTGCCATCGCCTGCTTCGACGAGGCGGAATGGCACAGCTTCACCGATGCGGCGGGATTGCAGGGCCTGCGCGGCGACCCACGCTTCGCGACGCTGGCCGACCGGCTGGCGCATCAGGACGAACTCGATGCCGCGATCCAGCGTTGGAGCGGCGGCGTCGATGTCTTCGAGGCGATGCACCTGCTGCAGCGCGCGGGTGTGGCCGCAGGCGTCTGCCAGACGGCGGGCGACCGCTGCGACAGCGATCCGCAGCTCGCGGCGCTCGAATGGATGACCGAAGTCAATGGCCTCAAGATCGGGCGCTGGCCGGTCGGCGAATATCCGATCAAGCTCAGCCGCACGCCTTCCTATGCCGGCGGGCCGATCGATCGCGGCGCGCCCTGCTATGGCGAGGACAACGCTTACATCCTGCGCGAATATCTGGGCTATTCGGAGAGTGAAATCGAGGATCTCGTTCAGCAGGGCATCCTGTAG
- a CDS encoding alpha/beta fold hydrolase, producing the protein MTTVEVSPDDILDRLDASAESIETPCGDGRMVWRVWGQGRPLVLLHGGYGSWRHWVRTIPHFQRSRRVFVPDTPGLGDSDEAPEATPAGIGAVVARGLEQIFPPQQKVDLVGFSFGALIAGHAAAQFPRDLASLTLVGAGALGIKRSNVELTRTDRAMPDAERREINRANLGLLMIADATRIDDLAITIQERNVGLARVKSRRFANSPSLAEALKHSRPDRLNAVWGAKDVVVNGYFAEREALLRQIRPDVTFNLVPDAGHWVAYEAPETFNRLLETLLG; encoded by the coding sequence ATGACCACGGTCGAGGTTTCGCCGGACGATATCCTGGACCGTCTCGATGCGTCGGCCGAGAGCATCGAGACGCCCTGCGGTGACGGGCGCATGGTCTGGCGCGTCTGGGGGCAGGGGCGGCCTCTGGTCCTGCTGCATGGTGGCTACGGCTCCTGGCGGCACTGGGTCCGCACCATCCCGCATTTTCAGCGCTCCCGCCGGGTCTTCGTGCCCGATACTCCCGGCCTCGGCGATTCGGACGAAGCTCCCGAGGCGACGCCGGCGGGCATCGGCGCCGTGGTCGCGCGCGGCCTGGAGCAGATCTTTCCGCCCCAGCAGAAAGTCGATCTCGTCGGCTTTTCCTTTGGAGCCCTGATCGCCGGCCATGCCGCTGCGCAGTTTCCGCGCGATCTCGCCTCGCTGACACTGGTCGGTGCCGGTGCGCTCGGCATCAAGCGCAGCAATGTCGAGCTGACCCGGACCGACCGCGCGATGCCGGATGCCGAACGCCGGGAGATCAACCGCGCCAATCTCGGCCTGCTGATGATTGCCGACGCGACACGGATCGACGATCTCGCGATCACGATCCAGGAGCGCAATGTCGGGCTCGCCCGGGTGAAGAGCCGCCGATTCGCCAATTCGCCGTCACTGGCCGAGGCATTGAAGCATTCCCGGCCGGACCGGCTGAACGCGGTCTGGGGCGCGAAGGATGTCGTGGTCAACGGGTACTTCGCCGAGCGCGAGGCGCTGCTGAGGCAGATCCGGCCGGACGTCACCTTCAATCTCGTCCCCGATGCCGGGCACTGGGTCGCCTATGAGGCGCCCGAGACCTTCAACCGGCTGCTTGAGACGCTGCTCGGCTAG
- a CDS encoding flavin reductase family protein, with translation MKFDFSTLSPLERYKLISSTVVPRPIAWVSTRDEDGKPNAGPFSFFNAFGEEPPVLGFAINDRRPGDRKDTGRNIRATGDFVVNMVGEQHAAEMNITAAEFRPEVDEFAEAGLEAVPSEMVSAPRIGGSPVSFECKLLQIVELGPHRSLVLGRIVLMHVVDEAVRDAARFHIDTPRLRLLGRMEGNWYVRTGDRLEIPRVIPGPEKIAE, from the coding sequence ATGAAGTTCGATTTCTCGACGCTCAGCCCGCTCGAGCGGTACAAGCTGATCTCCTCCACCGTGGTTCCGCGTCCGATCGCCTGGGTCTCGACCCGCGACGAGGACGGCAAGCCCAATGCCGGGCCGTTTTCCTTCTTCAACGCTTTCGGCGAGGAGCCGCCGGTCCTCGGCTTTGCGATCAACGACCGCAGGCCCGGCGACCGCAAGGATACCGGCCGCAACATACGCGCGACCGGCGATTTCGTCGTCAACATGGTCGGCGAGCAGCATGCGGCCGAGATGAACATCACGGCTGCCGAGTTCCGGCCGGAGGTCGACGAATTCGCCGAGGCCGGTTTGGAGGCGGTGCCCTCCGAGATGGTCTCCGCGCCTCGCATCGGCGGCAGCCCGGTCTCCTTCGAATGCAAGCTGCTGCAGATCGTCGAGCTTGGCCCGCACCGCTCGCTGGTGCTCGGCCGCATCGTGCTGATGCATGTCGTCGACGAGGCGGTGCGCGATGCCGCGCGCTTCCATATCGACACGCCCCGGCTGCGGCTGCTCGGCCGTATGGAAGGCAACTGGTACGTCCGGACCGGCGACAGGCTGGAAATCCCGCGCGTCATCCCGGGTCCCGAGAAGATCGCCGAATAG
- a CDS encoding OB-fold domain-containing protein, translating to MSYTKPLPDGDALMEPFWQNARRHRLSVQCCQSCGDRHFPPGPVCPVCLSDDQDWEVVSGKARLISWVTFHRAYWDGFASDVPYDVCLVELEEGPWLMSNFRGARPDNAAEGLPLKVVFDDLTESFTLPKFVAA from the coding sequence ATGAGCTATACCAAGCCGCTTCCCGATGGCGATGCGCTGATGGAGCCGTTCTGGCAGAACGCCCGCCGGCACCGGCTTTCGGTGCAGTGCTGCCAGTCCTGCGGCGACCGGCATTTTCCGCCCGGCCCGGTCTGTCCGGTCTGCCTTTCGGATGATCAGGACTGGGAGGTTGTCAGCGGCAAGGCCAGGCTGATTTCCTGGGTGACGTTCCACCGTGCCTATTGGGACGGATTCGCCAGCGATGTGCCCTATGATGTCTGCCTCGTCGAACTGGAGGAGGGGCCGTGGCTGATGAGCAATTTCCGCGGGGCGCGGCCGGACAATGCGGCCGAGGGCCTGCCGCTCAAGGTCGTTTTCGACGACCTGACGGAGAGCTTCACCCTGCCGAAATTCGTGGCGGCGTGA
- a CDS encoding OB-fold domain-containing protein, whose translation MANSQPIISMYDQPMWESIRAHGWKLQQCDDCSSFRYPPAPNCPHCLSMSSTWKALSGKGKIISWVIFHKQYFDNFPTPYNSVAVQLDEGPIVISNLVGEEPQGSWIGREVEICYGEDSAIGTVPKVRLSK comes from the coding sequence ATGGCAAATTCCCAGCCCATCATCTCGATGTACGACCAGCCGATGTGGGAGAGCATCCGCGCCCATGGCTGGAAGCTCCAGCAATGCGACGACTGTTCGAGCTTCCGCTATCCGCCGGCGCCGAACTGCCCGCACTGCCTGTCGATGTCCTCGACCTGGAAGGCGCTGTCGGGAAAGGGCAAGATCATCTCCTGGGTGATCTTCCACAAGCAGTACTTCGACAACTTCCCGACGCCCTACAATTCGGTCGCCGTCCAGCTCGACGAGGGGCCGATCGTCATCAGCAACCTGGTCGGTGAAGAGCCCCAGGGAAGCTGGATCGGTCGAGAGGTCGAGATCTGCTACGGCGAGGACAGCGCGATCGGCACGGTGCCGAAGGTGCGCCTCAGCAAATAG
- a CDS encoding CoA transferase, with protein MASENSRPYGGVRILDLTRELGSYCTRLFADLGAEVIRIEAPEGRADRRTPPTLTGVDPASFGGVPFAFFNLNKKSVTLDLKTPAGRAVFDDLVAASQVVVYEAGREAEIELAQILAVPGVRVVTAISYFGLTGPYSHFVGSDLVAQSLGGIAWLSGEPGKPPLQLAGQQSVFVTSLYAAAATAIALWHTEGQGVGHMLDVSAQEAIAHSLQNANQVYDLEGRVSSRGGEGVRDATESAFVCKDGYVFLAAPLSLSASWSGLLQWMRDENFDGLARLSQPDWADRPLRATAPMKDEFRALFERFVADKTKAELGAEALRRKLVMAPVSRIADLQADPQLIFRRYFQKLAVPGLGKDAVFPGAPYRLSEPLWRLERGAPRLGEDNDAILGAVSARQSLR; from the coding sequence ATGGCATCTGAAAACAGTCGACCCTATGGCGGCGTGCGGATTCTCGATCTGACGCGCGAGCTCGGTTCCTATTGCACGAGGCTCTTTGCCGATCTCGGGGCGGAGGTCATCCGGATCGAAGCGCCGGAGGGGCGAGCCGACCGCAGGACGCCACCGACATTGACGGGCGTCGATCCGGCGAGCTTCGGTGGCGTGCCCTTCGCCTTCTTCAACCTCAACAAGAAGAGCGTCACGCTCGACCTCAAGACGCCGGCCGGGCGCGCGGTCTTCGACGATCTCGTCGCCGCCTCGCAGGTTGTCGTCTACGAGGCGGGCCGGGAGGCCGAAATCGAGCTTGCGCAGATTCTGGCGGTGCCCGGCGTGCGCGTGGTCACGGCGATCTCCTATTTCGGGCTGACCGGCCCCTACAGCCATTTCGTCGGCTCCGATCTCGTGGCGCAGTCGCTGGGCGGCATCGCCTGGCTGTCGGGCGAGCCCGGCAAGCCGCCGCTCCAGCTCGCCGGCCAGCAGAGCGTCTTCGTCACCTCGCTCTATGCGGCGGCGGCGACCGCGATCGCACTGTGGCACACAGAGGGGCAGGGCGTCGGCCATATGCTGGACGTCTCCGCCCAGGAGGCCATCGCCCATTCGCTGCAGAATGCCAATCAGGTCTACGATCTCGAGGGGCGCGTTTCGAGCCGTGGCGGCGAGGGTGTGCGCGACGCCACCGAAAGCGCCTTCGTCTGCAAGGACGGCTATGTCTTCCTCGCCGCGCCGCTTTCGCTCAGCGCCTCGTGGTCCGGGCTGCTGCAGTGGATGAGGGACGAGAATTTCGACGGTCTCGCAAGGCTGTCGCAGCCCGACTGGGCCGACCGTCCCTTGCGTGCGACCGCGCCGATGAAAGACGAGTTCCGGGCGCTGTTCGAGCGTTTCGTCGCCGACAAGACCAAGGCCGAACTCGGCGCCGAGGCGCTGCGCCGCAAGCTCGTGATGGCGCCGGTCAGCCGCATCGCCGATTTGCAGGCCGATCCGCAACTGATCTTCCGGCGCTATTTCCAGAAGCTGGCCGTGCCGGGGCTCGGCAAGGATGCCGTCTTCCCCGGTGCGCCCTATCGCCTCTCCGAGCCGCTCTGGCGGCTGGAGCGCGGCGCCCCGCGTCTGGGCGAAGACAATGATGCGATCCTGGGCGCGGTTTCCGCCCGGCAGAGCCTTCGCTAG